A genomic segment from Propioniciclava sp. MC1595 encodes:
- a CDS encoding MarC family protein: protein MDSALFVQALGAFFAIMNPFIALPMFLALTSGYDHARQRRTSLRVVVYSAV, encoded by the coding sequence GTGGATTCGGCCCTCTTCGTGCAGGCACTCGGTGCCTTCTTCGCCATCATGAACCCGTTCATCGCCCTGCCGATGTTCCTGGCGCTGACCAGCGGTTACGACCACGCACGGCAGCGCCGCACCAGCCTGCGCGTGGTCGTCTACAGCGCGGTGTGA
- a CDS encoding MarC family protein, with protein MASGSAILGFFGISVSHFRVAGGIVLMTIGLGMLNGGSSAHEGTPTEKARMRTRAMASAGGEAGVTATGPASGPAHDAHPDAAADISFYPLTFPMILGPGSIASIVIFTGQADGVPGIVAAIAVAMVIAGLQELIPILR; from the coding sequence ATGGCGAGTGGCTCGGCGATCCTGGGGTTCTTCGGCATCTCGGTGAGCCACTTCCGGGTGGCCGGCGGCATCGTGCTGATGACCATCGGCCTCGGCATGCTGAACGGTGGCAGCTCGGCCCACGAGGGCACCCCGACCGAGAAGGCCCGCATGCGCACTCGGGCGATGGCCTCGGCCGGGGGCGAGGCGGGCGTGACGGCGACGGGTCCGGCGTCCGGGCCGGCGCACGACGCCCACCCCGATGCGGCGGCCGACATCTCGTTCTACCCGCTGACGTTCCCGATGATCCTGGGCCCGGGGTCGATCGCGTCGATCGTCATCTTCACCGGCCAGGCCGACGGGGTGCCCGGCATCGTCGCCGCCATCGCCGTCGCGATGGTGATCGCCGGCCTGCAGGAGCTGATCCCGATCCTGCGGTGA
- a CDS encoding ABC transporter ATP-binding protein, with protein sequence MALITVSGLTKSYGTHQVLHGIDLTVDEGEIVGVLGPNGSGKTTAVECIGGLRARDGGTVDIAGMDPATDPLALREMLGMQLQQCRLPNRMRVGEALDLYSAFYANPRPAGELLESFGLAAHAGQPFGKLSGGQQQRLSIALALIGRPRIAFLDELTTGLDPAARREIWEYLGLLRDEGVTMLLVTHFMEEAAFLCDRVVILEDGRIVAAGTPADIAAGTGGQETSFAADPAIDLDALRRLPGVTSVSVDRGRVSVQGDADSPQVVLAALAGSGIVARQLRVTTPSLDDAYLSLTQEGSLR encoded by the coding sequence ATGGCACTCATCACCGTCTCCGGGCTCACCAAGTCGTACGGCACGCACCAGGTCCTCCACGGCATCGACCTCACCGTCGACGAGGGCGAGATCGTGGGCGTGCTGGGGCCCAACGGCTCGGGCAAGACCACGGCGGTCGAGTGCATCGGAGGCCTCCGCGCCCGCGACGGCGGCACGGTCGACATCGCGGGCATGGACCCGGCGACCGACCCCCTCGCCCTCCGCGAGATGCTCGGCATGCAGCTGCAGCAGTGCCGCCTCCCCAACCGGATGCGCGTCGGCGAGGCCCTCGACCTCTACTCCGCCTTCTACGCCAACCCCCGCCCGGCCGGCGAGCTGCTCGAGAGCTTCGGCCTCGCCGCCCACGCCGGGCAGCCCTTCGGCAAGCTGTCGGGCGGCCAGCAGCAGCGCCTCTCGATCGCGCTCGCCCTCATCGGACGCCCCCGCATCGCCTTCCTCGACGAGCTGACCACCGGCCTCGACCCGGCCGCCCGCCGCGAGATCTGGGAGTACCTCGGCCTGCTCCGCGACGAGGGCGTCACCATGCTGCTCGTCACCCACTTCATGGAGGAGGCCGCCTTCCTCTGCGACCGCGTCGTCATCCTCGAGGACGGCCGCATCGTCGCCGCCGGCACCCCCGCCGACATCGCCGCGGGCACCGGCGGCCAGGAGACCTCCTTCGCCGCCGACCCGGCCATCGATCTGGACGCCCTCCGTCGCCTCCCCGGTGTGACGTCGGTGAGTGTCGACCGCGGACGCGTCAGCGTCCAGGGCGACGCCGACTCCCCGCAGGTGGTCCTCGCGGCGCTCGCCGGCAGCGGGATCGTCGCCCGCCAGCTGCGCGTCACCACCCCCTCGCTCGACGACGCCTACCTCTCGCTCACCCAGGAAGGGTCCCTCCGATGA